In one window of Meiothermus sp. DNA:
- the tatC gene encoding twin-arginine translocase subunit TatC, whose amino-acid sequence MREAPLMEHLEELRNRLIWAIVAWAVMTAVAFTFRVQILEALRRPLDAYNASASLKAELIVLNITEPFLTAFKVAAFGGLALALPFIVYQIWAFIAPGLYAHERRLAVPFILGAGFSFALGAVFAYFVLLPFAVPFLLGFLGDVVTPQISIGMYMGQVVTFLALMGILFEMPVVSYLLARLGFLTSRFLVSNWRIAVVLLVTLAALITPTVDVVNLSLVSIPLMVLYGFSILLVKWAERGRPKEVEAGAV is encoded by the coding sequence ATGCGTGAAGCCCCTTTGATGGAACACCTGGAGGAACTGCGAAACCGCCTGATCTGGGCCATTGTGGCCTGGGCCGTGATGACAGCGGTGGCTTTTACCTTTCGGGTACAGATCCTGGAGGCCTTGCGGCGCCCACTGGATGCCTACAATGCAAGCGCTTCGCTCAAAGCCGAGCTTATCGTCTTGAACATTACCGAGCCCTTCCTAACAGCTTTCAAAGTGGCGGCTTTTGGTGGTTTGGCATTGGCCCTGCCCTTTATCGTTTACCAGATCTGGGCCTTTATTGCGCCTGGTTTATACGCGCACGAGCGCAGGCTGGCGGTTCCCTTCATTTTGGGCGCGGGTTTTAGCTTTGCCCTGGGGGCTGTGTTTGCCTACTTTGTGCTCCTGCCCTTTGCCGTGCCTTTTTTGCTGGGCTTTTTGGGGGATGTGGTCACACCCCAAATCTCCATCGGGATGTACATGGGTCAGGTGGTTACGTTCCTGGCCTTAATGGGCATTCTTTTCGAGATGCCGGTGGTGAGCTACTTGCTAGCCCGTCTGGGATTTCTTACCAGCCGCTTTCTGGTGAGCAACTGGCGCATTGCGGTGGTGCTTCTCGTTACCCTGGCAGCCCTCATTACACCTACGGTGGATGTGGTCAACCTTAGCCTGGTTTCCATCCCCCTGATGGTGCTCTACGGTTTTTCGATTCTGCTGGTCAAGTGGGCCGAGCGAGGGCGCCCCAAAGAGGTTGAAGCTGGTGCCGTTTAG
- the glmU gene encoding bifunctional UDP-N-acetylglucosamine diphosphorylase/glucosamine-1-phosphate N-acetyltransferase GlmU produces the protein MAHAVVILAAGLGTRMKSKLPKVLHPLLGKPLVGYCIDTAFASGAEKVVVVIGHGAEQVRQTFEGYPNLSFVVQEQQLGTAHALAQAQPVLAGFQGPVVVTQGDTPLTRVETLTGLVAAMQAEGAGMALLTMWLDDPTGYGRILRDEQGQILGNVEQKDATSEQRAIQEINPGVYCFDPSLWEKLKQVGNQNAAGEYYLPDLIRIYREAGQKVASVESKDTGELLGVNSRAQLAEVERVLLQRLRADWMNRGVRMIQPETIYIEPSVELAPDVTLWPGVILRGQTRLGEGVEVGAYAVLTDTVVEAGGKIKSHTVCDEAYVSSGADVGPFARLRPRVYLEEGAHVGNFVELKNARLGKRAKAGHLAYLGDAEVGEESNIGAGVITANYDGQRKHKTTIGKRVFVGSNSVLIAPVTLADGSFIAGGSGINQDVPEGALAIARERQRNIEGYMKRKRGEG, from the coding sequence ATGGCACATGCTGTGGTGATTTTGGCAGCGGGCCTGGGAACCCGCATGAAGTCCAAACTGCCCAAAGTTCTGCACCCCTTGCTGGGAAAACCCCTGGTTGGCTACTGCATTGATACAGCGTTTGCCAGCGGCGCCGAAAAGGTGGTGGTGGTCATCGGCCATGGGGCCGAGCAGGTGCGTCAAACCTTTGAGGGCTACCCCAACCTGAGCTTCGTGGTGCAGGAGCAACAACTGGGCACGGCCCACGCCCTGGCCCAGGCTCAGCCTGTGCTGGCTGGCTTCCAGGGCCCCGTTGTGGTAACTCAGGGCGATACCCCTCTCACCCGGGTCGAGACCCTTACGGGGTTGGTGGCTGCCATGCAGGCCGAGGGGGCCGGGATGGCCCTGCTCACCATGTGGCTCGACGACCCCACCGGTTACGGGCGCATCCTTCGAGACGAACAGGGCCAAATTCTGGGCAATGTGGAGCAAAAGGATGCCACCTCTGAGCAGAGGGCCATTCAGGAGATCAACCCCGGGGTCTACTGTTTTGACCCCAGCCTGTGGGAAAAACTAAAGCAGGTTGGGAATCAAAATGCTGCTGGCGAATACTACCTCCCCGACCTGATTCGTATTTACCGCGAGGCGGGTCAGAAGGTTGCATCGGTAGAGTCTAAGGACACGGGTGAGCTGCTGGGGGTGAACTCCCGCGCCCAACTGGCCGAAGTGGAAAGGGTGTTGCTCCAGCGCCTGCGGGCCGACTGGATGAACCGCGGGGTGCGGATGATTCAGCCCGAGACCATCTACATAGAGCCCAGCGTGGAGCTGGCGCCCGACGTAACCCTGTGGCCGGGGGTGATTCTGCGGGGCCAAACCCGACTGGGCGAGGGGGTAGAGGTCGGGGCCTATGCTGTGCTCACCGATACGGTGGTGGAAGCCGGAGGCAAGATTAAGTCGCATACGGTTTGCGACGAGGCCTATGTCTCGAGCGGGGCCGATGTCGGGCCGTTTGCCCGCCTGCGGCCCAGGGTCTACCTGGAAGAGGGGGCCCACGTGGGCAACTTTGTCGAACTAAAAAATGCCCGCCTGGGTAAGCGGGCCAAAGCCGGGCACCTGGCCTACCTGGGCGACGCTGAGGTGGGGGAGGAGTCCAACATTGGTGCTGGGGTGATTACCGCCAACTACGATGGCCAGCGCAAACACAAAACCACCATCGGTAAGCGGGTGTTTGTGGGCTCCAACAGCGTCTTGATTGCTCCCGTAACACTGGCTGACGGATCGTTTATTGCCGGAGGCAGTGGCATCAACCAAGACGTACCCGAGGGCGCACTGGCCATTGCCCGTGAGCGCCAGCGAAACATTGAGGGTTACATGAAACGCAAACGGGGAGAGGGTTGA
- the lgt gene encoding prolipoprotein diacylglyceryl transferase — protein MDPILIEIGSLQIRWYGLFLVLAIFASFEIAKRILKGWGFDPDRFEQIAFWAVIWGVIGARVGYVITSPGDFSSNPVSALYIWQGGLSFHGAIIGGLIPFIYHHYRSKIPVWAYLDAVVPGIAIGIAAGRLGNIMNGSDTVGRLTNWPIGFTWPASASGFPGVCPGINDISEVVRCAPEAIVRGPVHFTQLYGVLIGVVLLLLSIYWLRQNRAYGYVFWQFVLWYSVLRSVFEETFRLNPLWIKAYVNEQAGIGLFTATQIISIPLTIVAIFFLMRWKGQRENPPSPPGLVPAGPAPKPGPSKRHKKR, from the coding sequence ATGGATCCAATCCTGATCGAAATCGGTTCGCTGCAAATACGCTGGTATGGGCTTTTTCTGGTACTGGCGATTTTTGCTTCCTTTGAGATTGCTAAGCGAATTCTGAAAGGTTGGGGTTTTGACCCCGACCGCTTTGAACAAATTGCCTTTTGGGCTGTAATCTGGGGGGTTATTGGGGCCCGGGTGGGTTATGTAATTACCAGTCCGGGCGATTTTAGCAGCAATCCAGTTTCGGCCCTTTATATCTGGCAAGGGGGTCTTTCCTTCCACGGTGCCATTATTGGTGGTCTGATCCCGTTTATTTACCACCACTACCGCAGTAAAATACCGGTCTGGGCCTATCTCGATGCAGTGGTGCCGGGCATTGCGATTGGTATTGCCGCGGGACGGCTTGGCAATATCATGAACGGCTCCGACACCGTGGGGCGCCTGACCAACTGGCCCATTGGGTTTACCTGGCCTGCTTCGGCCAGCGGATTTCCTGGGGTGTGCCCCGGCATCAACGATATCAGTGAGGTGGTTCGGTGTGCGCCAGAGGCCATTGTTCGCGGCCCGGTTCACTTTACCCAGCTTTATGGGGTCTTGATTGGGGTGGTGTTACTCCTTCTGTCCATCTACTGGTTGCGGCAGAACCGGGCCTATGGCTATGTTTTCTGGCAATTTGTGCTCTGGTATAGCGTATTGCGCTCGGTGTTCGAGGAGACCTTCCGTCTCAACCCGTTGTGGATTAAGGCATATGTGAACGAGCAGGCTGGTATCGGACTTTTTACCGCGACCCAGATTATCTCCATCCCGCTGACGATTGTGGCTATCTTCTTCCTAATGCGATGGAAGGGGCAGCGCGAGAACCCTCCCAGCCCGCCAGGGTTGGTTCCGGCGGGGCCAGCGCCCAAGCCTGGCCCTTCCAAAAGGCATAAAAAACGTTAG
- a CDS encoding 4Fe-4S dicluster domain-containing protein yields MGLFDNLVGAFLKLTDPTPEYTGPRCLLERNSVGGCDKCQQVCPHQAINLQSFTVEIDEVKCTSCGLCTAVCPGLALEFPLGPIQEKLHRGRGQLRCSKAPGAGDETHCLGQLTPGVLAEAGSRYGPLTLAHGDCANCKIGGPTIPERVGWAVEEGKKYFPGLEVHIQQDALRGAEVGRREFFGAMFGGAKRSAAELVPNLPLPEEPYEDKRSELPPELRLRKVAAYRAQEVQWPRITVAEGCTLCPVCTNVCPTKAVERERDTVEGLSEEYVLKLNVSACTGCGACVESCPPQVISLVEATRAEVLGGPLELYRGTPPWYDL; encoded by the coding sequence GTGGGACTTTTTGACAATTTAGTAGGGGCTTTCCTCAAACTAACCGACCCGACGCCGGAATACACCGGGCCGCGCTGCTTGCTCGAGCGCAACAGCGTAGGCGGATGTGACAAGTGCCAGCAGGTCTGCCCGCATCAGGCCATCAACCTGCAAAGTTTTACCGTTGAAATTGACGAGGTGAAGTGCACAAGCTGCGGGCTTTGCACCGCTGTTTGCCCGGGTCTGGCGCTGGAGTTCCCGCTTGGCCCCATTCAGGAGAAGCTACACCGGGGGCGGGGTCAGCTCCGCTGCTCCAAAGCGCCTGGGGCTGGCGATGAGACTCACTGTTTAGGACAGCTCACGCCAGGGGTTCTGGCCGAAGCGGGTTCCCGTTATGGCCCGCTTACCTTAGCTCATGGGGACTGCGCGAACTGCAAAATCGGGGGCCCTACCATACCCGAGCGGGTAGGGTGGGCAGTGGAGGAGGGGAAAAAGTATTTCCCAGGGCTCGAGGTGCATATACAGCAGGATGCGCTGCGTGGGGCGGAGGTGGGGCGCCGGGAGTTTTTTGGGGCCATGTTTGGTGGGGCCAAGCGTTCTGCTGCCGAGCTGGTGCCCAACCTGCCTTTGCCAGAGGAGCCCTACGAAGATAAGCGCTCCGAACTCCCTCCAGAGCTGCGCTTGCGCAAGGTGGCAGCTTATCGGGCCCAGGAGGTACAGTGGCCTCGTATCACTGTGGCTGAAGGGTGCACACTGTGCCCGGTCTGTACCAACGTGTGCCCTACCAAGGCGGTTGAACGCGAGCGCGATACGGTAGAGGGCTTGAGCGAAGAGTACGTCTTGAAGCTGAATGTGTCGGCCTGTACAGGTTGTGGGGCTTGTGTGGAGAGCTGCCCTCCGCAGGTCATCTCACTGGTGGAAGCCACCCGAGCGGAAGTGTTGGGGGGGCCGCTCGAGCTCTACCGGGGTACGCCTCCCTGGTACGACCTTTAG
- a CDS encoding twin-arginine translocase TatA/TatE family subunit, whose product MNLGMTEILIILLIALLLFGPRKLPELGRSLGQSIREFQRGAKSIREEFEKAADVKEFKEIKEEISKPLEEIKKPLEAREEPKS is encoded by the coding sequence ATGAACCTGGGAATGACGGAAATTTTGATTATCTTGCTGATCGCCTTGCTGCTGTTTGGCCCGCGCAAGCTGCCCGAGCTGGGGCGCAGCCTTGGGCAGAGCATCCGTGAGTTCCAGCGAGGCGCCAAGAGCATCCGTGAGGAGTTTGAAAAAGCCGCCGACGTGAAGGAGTTCAAAGAAATCAAGGAAGAAATCAGCAAGCCTCTGGAGGAGATCAAGAAACCCCTCGAGGCCAGGGAAGAGCCTAAATCCTGA
- a CDS encoding DUF502 domain-containing protein — MGVRLRRYFLTGLLSTLPIAVTVYVLVWVYNWSNNIIGSILRAVDAEPSRWLLPFLPILGIVATLGLVALVGALAGNYVGRLIFGAIDRSIKTIPLIREVYNAVQQISQTLLGQPEVQFQRAALVEYPRKGVYILCFIASPEVGKRLSPLPEGYTVVLVPTSPVPASGMAVIVPTADVIPLDISIEDALKYVVSAGFILPDGKAKQLAESRSIAKSGT; from the coding sequence ATGGGTGTCAGACTCCGCCGCTACTTCCTGACCGGTCTGCTTTCCACGCTTCCCATTGCCGTGACCGTTTATGTCCTGGTGTGGGTCTACAACTGGTCGAATAACATCATCGGAAGTATCTTGCGGGCCGTAGATGCCGAACCCTCACGGTGGTTGTTGCCTTTCTTACCGATTTTGGGGATTGTCGCAACCCTGGGACTCGTGGCACTGGTAGGGGCGCTAGCGGGCAACTATGTTGGCCGTCTAATTTTCGGGGCCATTGATCGTAGCATCAAAACCATCCCGCTTATACGCGAGGTGTACAACGCGGTTCAGCAAATATCTCAGACCTTGTTGGGGCAACCAGAAGTTCAATTTCAGCGAGCAGCTTTGGTCGAGTATCCACGAAAGGGCGTATATATTCTCTGCTTCATCGCCAGTCCAGAGGTAGGTAAGAGGTTGTCACCTTTACCAGAGGGTTATACCGTGGTACTGGTTCCGACCAGTCCTGTGCCAGCCTCTGGCATGGCCGTAATTGTTCCAACAGCTGACGTGATCCCGCTCGATATAAGCATCGAAGATGCGCTGAAGTACGTGGTCTCCGCCGGCTTTATCTTGCCAGACGGAAAGGCCAAACAACTGGCTGAAAGCAGGTCTATAGCTAAATCTGGAACCTAA
- a CDS encoding glutaredoxin family protein, which produces MGYVLISRKGCHLCEEAEALLAAQGIAYTFQDVDADEHLKKTYTFRVPVLLKEGKVVLEGKFTPERLSRKLSL; this is translated from the coding sequence ATGGGGTATGTACTCATCAGTCGAAAAGGTTGCCACCTCTGCGAGGAAGCCGAGGCCTTGCTGGCGGCACAGGGTATCGCGTATACCTTTCAGGACGTGGATGCGGATGAGCACCTGAAAAAGACCTATACCTTCCGGGTTCCGGTGCTTCTGAAAGAGGGCAAGGTTGTGCTCGAGGGCAAGTTTACTCCCGAGCGCTTATCAAGGAAATTATCTTTATAG
- a CDS encoding DUF456 domain-containing protein: protein MNAFADWLFVVVWLVALLATFIPVVPAGFIIIGMALLHELLVGFSEISLSVWIVLAILTVLSSLVDNIAGALGAKHFGGSRQGVWGAFIGGILGIFILPPLGLFLMPFVGAFVGELVAGRTAEAALRGAWGAVLGLLGGLAGKFLIHLLMGLLVIRAIF, encoded by the coding sequence GTGAATGCCTTTGCTGATTGGCTTTTTGTGGTGGTGTGGTTGGTGGCGCTATTGGCCACCTTCATCCCGGTGGTGCCTGCCGGGTTCATCATCATCGGTATGGCCTTGCTGCACGAACTGCTGGTGGGGTTTAGCGAGATTTCCCTGTCGGTCTGGATTGTTCTGGCCATTTTGACGGTCTTGTCTTCGCTGGTGGACAATATTGCGGGTGCGTTGGGGGCCAAACACTTCGGCGGCAGCCGTCAGGGGGTGTGGGGTGCTTTCATCGGGGGTATTTTGGGTATTTTTATCCTGCCTCCGCTGGGGTTGTTTCTGATGCCTTTTGTGGGCGCATTTGTGGGCGAACTGGTAGCGGGTCGCACTGCCGAGGCTGCCTTGCGTGGGGCCTGGGGGGCTGTACTGGGCCTGTTGGGAGGGCTGGCTGGCAAGTTTTTGATTCACCTGTTGATGGGCCTTCTGGTCATCCGGGCTATTTTTTAG